Proteins encoded together in one Shewanella acanthi window:
- a CDS encoding ammonium transporter — MEELTKLGVTVSELRFALDTFYFLISGALVMWMAAGFAMLEAGLVRSKNTTEILTKNVVLYAIACVMYLLVGYNIMYVDNTEGGWLPSLGILIGTQAADADHALESDFFFQVVFVATAMSIVSGAVAERMKLWAFLLFSVVMTGIIYPVEGYWTWGSGFISQLGFVDFAGSGIVHMTGAAAAIAGVLLLGARKGKYGPNGQVNPIPGSNLPMATLGMFILWMGWFGFNGGSQLMVSDAANASSVAKVFVNTNTAAAFGAISALIVCKMIWGKADLTMILNGILAGLVAITADPLSPSLLMAGVIGLVAGGIVVFAIVGFDRIKIDDPVGAISVHGVAGFFGLMCVPLSNADASFSSQLIGAAIIFAWVFTASFAVWFVLKMTLGIRVSEEEEYNGMDASDCGIDAYPEFVTVKSAA; from the coding sequence ATGGAAGAATTAACCAAATTAGGTGTCACGGTCTCTGAACTGCGTTTTGCACTCGATACCTTTTACTTTTTGATTTCTGGCGCATTAGTGATGTGGATGGCTGCGGGTTTCGCCATGCTCGAAGCGGGTTTAGTGCGCTCTAAAAATACCACTGAAATTTTAACTAAAAACGTCGTGTTATACGCAATTGCCTGTGTGATGTATCTGCTGGTTGGCTACAACATCATGTACGTCGACAACACAGAAGGCGGTTGGTTGCCATCTCTTGGCATACTCATCGGCACTCAGGCTGCCGATGCTGATCATGCATTAGAATCTGACTTCTTCTTCCAAGTGGTGTTCGTGGCAACGGCAATGTCGATTGTCTCGGGCGCAGTGGCAGAACGCATGAAGCTTTGGGCTTTCTTACTCTTCTCTGTGGTGATGACGGGTATTATCTACCCAGTTGAAGGTTACTGGACATGGGGCTCAGGTTTTATCTCTCAACTTGGTTTCGTTGACTTCGCAGGTAGCGGTATCGTGCACATGACAGGTGCAGCTGCAGCCATCGCTGGTGTGTTATTACTGGGGGCGCGTAAGGGTAAATACGGTCCAAACGGTCAAGTAAACCCAATCCCAGGCTCTAACTTGCCAATGGCGACCTTAGGTATGTTCATTCTGTGGATGGGTTGGTTCGGCTTCAACGGTGGTTCACAACTGATGGTATCTGACGCTGCTAACGCAAGCTCTGTGGCTAAAGTGTTCGTTAACACGAATACTGCAGCGGCCTTCGGTGCTATCTCTGCGCTGATCGTGTGCAAAATGATCTGGGGTAAAGCAGACTTAACCATGATCCTCAACGGTATTCTGGCAGGTCTTGTCGCCATTACCGCTGACCCATTATCACCCTCATTATTAATGGCCGGTGTGATTGGTCTGGTTGCTGGTGGTATCGTGGTATTTGCTATTGTAGGTTTCGACCGTATCAAGATTGATGACCCAGTAGGTGCTATCTCTGTTCACGGTGTTGCGGGTTTCTTCGGTTTAATGTGCGTTCCTTTGTCGAATGCCGATGCATCTTTTAGCTCACAATTAATCGGCGCGGCCATCATCTTCGCCTGGGTATTCACAGCATCATTCGCAGTATGGTTTGTACTGAAGATGACCTTAGGTATCCGCGTATCCGAGGAAGAAGAGTACAATGGTATGGATGCTTCTGATTGTGGTATCGACGCCTACCCTGAGTTTGTGACAGTTAAAAGTGCAGCTTAA
- a CDS encoding P-II family nitrogen regulator — MKLVSAIIKPFKLDDVREAIAGIGIEGMTVTEVKGFGRQKGHTELYRGAEYQVDFLPKVKLEIATKAENLDMLIEAITTAAHTGKIGDGKIFVVDLEHAIRIRTGELDTEAL, encoded by the coding sequence ATGAAACTAGTCAGCGCTATCATCAAGCCGTTTAAATTGGATGATGTCCGTGAAGCTATCGCCGGAATTGGCATTGAGGGTATGACGGTGACCGAGGTTAAAGGTTTTGGCCGTCAGAAAGGGCACACTGAGTTGTACCGTGGCGCCGAGTATCAGGTTGATTTCCTGCCTAAGGTAAAATTAGAAATAGCCACTAAAGCAGAAAACCTAGACATGCTGATTGAGGCCATTACCACTGCAGCTCATACGGGAAAAATTGGCGACGGAAAGATTTTCGTTGTCGACTTAGAACATGCAATCCGTATTCGTACGGGTGAACTCGATACTGAAGCGCTATAG